In one Arenibacter antarcticus genomic region, the following are encoded:
- the uppP gene encoding undecaprenyl-diphosphatase UppP, which translates to MDILKVIILAIIEGLTEYLPVSSTGHLIIASSFFGIAQEDFTKLFTIVIQLGTILSVVVLYYKRFLQSVDFYFKLLVAFIPAVVFGLLLSSYIDTLLESPLTVAVSLVLGGLVLLKVDNWFGDSENTEISYSTAFKIGIFQCLAMIPGVSRSGASIVGGMSQKLSRTAAAEFSFFLAVPTMLGATLKKSYDYYMAGFTLTGEQINFLIIGNVVGFLVALFAIKTFIGFLSKHGFKIFGYYRIIVGLAILVIHYFISPLTVI; encoded by the coding sequence TTGGACATATTAAAGGTTATTATTTTAGCCATAATAGAAGGTCTTACGGAGTATTTACCCGTTTCTTCTACTGGACATTTGATCATTGCTTCTTCATTTTTTGGTATTGCACAAGAAGATTTCACTAAATTATTTACCATTGTCATCCAATTGGGAACCATTCTTTCTGTTGTGGTGCTTTATTATAAGCGATTTCTTCAAAGCGTCGATTTTTATTTCAAATTACTGGTAGCTTTTATTCCCGCTGTAGTATTTGGGCTTCTTTTAAGCAGTTACATAGACACCCTATTAGAAAGCCCCTTAACCGTGGCCGTTTCCTTAGTCCTTGGGGGACTGGTACTTTTAAAGGTCGATAATTGGTTCGGAGATTCTGAAAACACTGAAATCTCTTACTCCACCGCCTTTAAAATAGGCATTTTTCAATGCTTGGCGATGATACCAGGCGTATCTAGAAGTGGCGCCAGTATTGTTGGGGGAATGTCGCAAAAACTTTCTAGGACCGCGGCAGCAGAATTTTCTTTTTTCCTTGCCGTACCTACCATGCTAGGAGCAACATTAAAGAAGAGCTACGATTATTATATGGCTGGTTTCACCTTGACGGGTGAGCAAATCAATTTTTTAATTATTGGAAACGTGGTTGGTTTTTTGGTAGCATTATTTGCCATCAAAACATTTATCGGATTTTTAAGTAAGCACGGTTTTAAAATATTTGGATACTATAGAATTATAGTAGGATTGGCAATTCTAGTTATACATTATTTCATTAGCCCCCTAACAGTTATTTAA
- a CDS encoding DUF3098 domain-containing protein has translation MSQKKNNNQAQKPMQEFIFQKKNYLFMFIGLAFIALGFILMSGGGMDDPNVFNPQVYNFRRIRLAPTLVLIGLGIEVYAILLNPHKKK, from the coding sequence ATGAGTCAGAAAAAAAATAATAATCAGGCACAAAAACCTATGCAGGAGTTTATCTTTCAGAAAAAAAACTACCTGTTTATGTTTATTGGCCTAGCCTTTATTGCCTTAGGGTTTATCCTAATGAGTGGTGGAGGAATGGACGATCCCAACGTTTTTAATCCTCAAGTATACAATTTTAGAAGAATACGACTTGCCCCAACCTTGGTCTTAATCGGTCTGGGAATTGAAGTTTACGCTATTCTGTTAAACCCTCATAAGAAAAAATAA
- a CDS encoding ABC transporter permease, which produces MSTSFERFQKRKLISSYFSVVLSIGLVLFLLGILGLLVLNTKKLADHFKEQITISVFLKDSAKEVEINQLQKGLAMAAYTKKATFVSKEEAAEKHSEEIGENFLDFLGYNPLKNSIDVQLNAAYVQTDSIADIAKEISTKGYVEEVSYDEPLITLLNDNVKKLSFWILVASGIFTFIAVLLINSSIRLSIYSKRFIIKTMQMVGATKSFIRRPFIWTNIKLGVLGAVIALIALGIVLYYVDQNFPELNLLQDPTILIILFVGVFSLGVIISLLSTYFATQRFLNLRTDDLYY; this is translated from the coding sequence ATGAGCACATCTTTTGAACGTTTTCAAAAAAGAAAGCTAATTTCCTCTTATTTCTCGGTAGTCCTTAGCATTGGTCTAGTACTTTTTCTATTGGGCATACTGGGGCTTTTGGTGCTGAATACTAAAAAGTTAGCCGATCATTTTAAAGAACAAATTACCATATCGGTTTTTTTAAAGGACAGCGCCAAAGAAGTGGAAATAAACCAATTACAAAAAGGCTTGGCGATGGCAGCATACACAAAAAAAGCCACCTTTGTCTCCAAGGAGGAGGCTGCAGAGAAGCACAGTGAGGAAATTGGAGAGAATTTTTTGGATTTCTTGGGGTACAACCCTCTTAAAAATTCCATAGACGTGCAGTTAAATGCTGCATATGTGCAAACGGATAGCATTGCTGACATTGCCAAGGAAATATCCACAAAAGGATATGTTGAGGAAGTAAGTTATGACGAGCCCTTAATTACCTTGCTCAATGACAACGTTAAGAAACTGAGCTTTTGGATATTGGTGGCCAGCGGGATATTCACCTTTATTGCCGTACTGTTGATTAACAGTTCCATAAGGCTCTCAATTTATTCCAAGCGTTTTATTATAAAGACCATGCAAATGGTAGGGGCCACCAAGTCGTTTATAAGACGACCATTTATATGGACCAATATTAAATTAGGGGTATTGGGAGCCGTTATTGCCCTAATTGCACTTGGAATAGTGCTTTATTATGTTGACCAAAACTTCCCGGAACTAAACCTTCTCCAAGACCCTACGATCCTGATCATACTTTTTGTAGGTGTTTTTAGTTTAGGAGTCATAATTTCCTTGTTAAGTACATATTTTGCTACACAACGCTTCCTAAATTTGAGGACAGATGATTTATATTACTAA
- a CDS encoding T9SS type B sorting domain-containing protein yields MIKKFRNLPASLLPILLLFTNSLLGQLGFCPGNTGQPIFTEDFGNGVSNGPPLAAGITTYQYVDGVPSDGSYTISSATPFYNWHRITDHTPNDTNGKAFIVNADYTAGEFFKRPVNGLCENTSYEFSSWVLNLLPASGCNNNGIPINVRFEIWDDTDTQRLAWGDTGNIPGTASSLWRQYGLVFQTLPGQTSVILKMLNNGEGGCGNDLAIDDIVFRTCGDAITIADGLDNLDLAFCETAPASSVTITATPDESIYKSHAFQWQDSSDGVVWTDILGEDNETYTSPLLTNDTFFRVKLAEDVINLANPLCSTISDVFKVIIVPKPLPPTSNGDIATCVNDNIPLTVSVPADILVNWYDAPFGGNLLLENSTSYLAPSDGTYYAEAVSTLADCYADSRTALSLTLYELPVVTDETHSFCEGEDIILYANISNVTYNWSTGETTSNIIVDTAGTYTLIVTNPNGCQSTKSITVSQIDRPIIRSVSSEEYTIKVLAKNLGSFEYSLDGINYQDQNSFKNREGGLYTIYVREKSGCGLTTMEYLHLVIPKFFTPNGDNHNDLFIIHGTDNFQNSELNIYDRYGNLLRNIRNAPFEWNGTFKNKALPASDYWYSLKLDHIEKRGHFTLKR; encoded by the coding sequence GTGATAAAAAAATTTAGAAACCTCCCAGCATCGCTTCTTCCTATCCTTCTACTATTTACCAACAGTCTGCTGGGACAATTAGGATTCTGCCCCGGCAATACGGGCCAACCTATTTTTACGGAAGATTTTGGGAATGGAGTGTCTAACGGACCACCGTTAGCAGCGGGCATCACCACTTACCAATATGTAGACGGGGTTCCGAGTGATGGCAGTTACACTATCTCTAGCGCTACGCCATTCTATAATTGGCACAGGATTACAGATCATACCCCCAACGATACCAATGGGAAAGCCTTTATCGTAAATGCCGATTATACTGCGGGGGAATTTTTTAAACGACCGGTCAACGGCCTTTGTGAGAACACCTCTTATGAATTCTCATCTTGGGTCCTAAACTTATTGCCGGCATCGGGCTGCAACAACAATGGCATTCCCATAAATGTACGATTTGAAATTTGGGACGATACCGACACCCAAAGATTAGCGTGGGGCGATACCGGAAACATTCCCGGCACAGCTTCATCGCTTTGGCGGCAATATGGCCTAGTATTCCAAACTCTCCCTGGACAAACCTCGGTTATCCTAAAAATGCTGAATAACGGGGAGGGCGGATGTGGAAACGATTTGGCCATAGATGATATTGTCTTTAGGACCTGTGGAGATGCCATTACCATTGCAGACGGACTAGATAATTTAGACCTGGCTTTTTGCGAAACCGCCCCTGCAAGCAGTGTAACGATTACGGCAACACCAGATGAATCCATTTACAAAAGTCATGCTTTTCAATGGCAAGATAGTTCCGATGGAGTAGTATGGACGGATATTCTAGGCGAAGATAACGAAACATATACCTCTCCTCTGCTTACGAACGATACGTTCTTTCGGGTAAAATTGGCAGAGGATGTCATTAATCTAGCTAACCCCCTTTGCAGTACAATATCAGATGTTTTCAAGGTAATTATTGTTCCAAAACCACTACCCCCAACCAGCAATGGAGACATAGCTACTTGTGTCAATGACAACATACCACTAACTGTAAGTGTCCCTGCGGATATACTGGTAAACTGGTACGACGCCCCCTTTGGAGGAAATCTTTTACTAGAGAATAGCACCTCATACTTGGCACCTAGTGATGGCACCTATTATGCCGAGGCCGTATCTACTTTGGCAGATTGCTATGCCGATAGCAGAACCGCGCTTAGCCTGACCCTTTATGAGCTCCCTGTGGTAACAGACGAAACCCATTCTTTTTGTGAAGGAGAAGATATTATTCTATACGCAAATATCAGTAATGTAACTTATAATTGGAGTACCGGGGAAACTACCTCTAATATTATTGTGGATACAGCAGGGACTTATACCCTTATTGTTACCAACCCCAACGGTTGCCAAAGCACCAAGTCCATTACCGTATCGCAAATAGACCGCCCCATAATTAGATCCGTTAGCTCGGAAGAATATACGATCAAAGTTCTTGCAAAAAACCTTGGGTCCTTTGAATATTCCTTAGACGGTATCAATTATCAGGATCAAAATAGTTTTAAAAATAGGGAAGGCGGCCTTTATACGATCTATGTAAGGGAGAAATCCGGATGTGGGTTAACCACTATGGAATACCTGCACTTGGTAATCCCCAAATTCTTTACGCCAAACGGCGACAACCACAATGATCTGTTCATTATTCACGGCACTGATAACTTTCAAAATTCTGAGTTGAATATTTATGACCGATATGGAAACTTATTGAGAAACATTAGAAATGCTCCTTTTGAATGGAACGGTACTTTTAAGAACAAGGCCTTACCAGCATCGGACTATTGGTACAGTCTAAAACTGGACCATATAGAAAAACGAGGCCATTTTACCCTAAAAAGATAA
- the leuS gene encoding leucine--tRNA ligase gives MNYDFKKIEEKWQRYWAENQTFKAENNSEKEKFYVLDMFPYPSGAGLHVGHPLGYIASDIYARYKRHKGFNVLHPMGYDSFGLPAEQYAIQTGQHPAITTETNINRYREQLDKIGFSFDWSREVRTSDSNYYKWTQWIFIQLFNSWYDRDADKAMDVAELVSIFENEGNKSVNAICDDDVTSFTASDWNAYSNTQKQQVLLQYRLTYLAETEVNWCPVLGTVLANDEMVNGVSERGGHPVIRKKMTQWSMRISAYAQRLLDDLTMLDWPQPLKDSQVNWIGRSEGASVSFKILPLAHSLGGDKGGDISVFTTRPDTIFGVSFMTLAPEHDLVAKITTPEQKSEVMNYIEATAKRSERDRMADVKTITGAFTGAYAEHPFTKKPIPIWIGDYVLAGYGTGAVMSVPCGDQRDHDFARHFNIPIPNIFEGVDVSEEAFSDKENTIIANSDFLNGMPYKTAVKRAIFELEQLEQGQGKINYRLRDAVFSRQRYWGEPFPVYYVDGMPQMIAAEQLPIVLPEVEKYLPTETGEPPLGNATDWAWDVAKSAVVSNTLIDNKTVFPLELNTMPGWAGSSFYFNRYMDPNNSDEVFSKDAINYWQDVDLYIGGSEHATGHLLYSRFWQKFLFDKGIVPKPEFAKKLINQGMITGTSALAKRLQFEVDDRPFFVFCDTDILDDYLKPSEKSVAESPLMGYVEKYGEYVIQEIHADVTMVDASDNLDVDAFVKWQSEYAEIDFIKKSDGTFKVSREVEKMSKSKYNVVSPDSICEEYGADSLRLYEMFLGPLEQSKPWNTAGISGVYSFLKKIWRLCHSGPEGSFAVTEGVPTADNLKTLHKTIKKVEEDIENFSFNTSVATFMICVNELAAQKCTNREVLESLVVVLAPYAPHIAEELWSRLGHSTSIATASFPKFEPKYLVESSKEYPISFNGKVRFKLELSADLSKEEIETAVLGHAKTQEQLQGRTPKKIIVVPGKIVNIVG, from the coding sequence ATGAATTACGATTTTAAGAAGATTGAGGAAAAGTGGCAAAGGTATTGGGCAGAAAACCAAACCTTTAAGGCGGAAAACAATTCCGAAAAGGAAAAATTTTATGTGTTAGATATGTTTCCCTATCCCTCAGGGGCGGGACTGCATGTGGGCCATCCATTGGGCTATATTGCCAGTGATATCTATGCACGGTATAAAAGGCATAAAGGATTTAATGTTTTACATCCTATGGGATACGATTCGTTCGGACTTCCTGCAGAGCAATATGCCATACAGACGGGACAGCACCCCGCCATTACTACGGAAACTAATATTAATAGGTACCGAGAGCAATTGGATAAGATCGGGTTTTCTTTCGACTGGAGCCGGGAAGTACGTACCTCCGATTCCAATTATTACAAATGGACGCAATGGATTTTTATACAGCTCTTTAATTCCTGGTATGATAGGGATGCCGATAAGGCCATGGACGTTGCCGAACTTGTTTCTATTTTTGAGAACGAAGGAAATAAATCGGTAAATGCAATCTGTGATGATGACGTTACGTCATTTACCGCTTCTGACTGGAATGCCTATTCCAATACTCAAAAACAACAGGTATTACTACAATATAGATTGACCTATTTGGCGGAAACTGAGGTAAACTGGTGTCCGGTATTAGGAACAGTATTGGCCAATGATGAAATGGTCAATGGAGTTTCGGAACGTGGTGGCCACCCCGTTATCCGTAAAAAAATGACCCAATGGAGCATGCGTATATCTGCCTATGCCCAAAGATTGTTGGACGATTTGACCATGTTGGATTGGCCGCAGCCGTTAAAAGATTCCCAAGTCAATTGGATTGGAAGGTCCGAGGGTGCAAGTGTAAGCTTTAAGATCCTCCCTTTAGCTCACTCCCTAGGAGGGGACAAAGGGGGAGATATTTCCGTCTTCACTACCCGTCCTGATACAATTTTTGGGGTAAGTTTTATGACCCTAGCCCCAGAACACGATCTGGTTGCAAAAATTACCACCCCAGAACAAAAATCTGAGGTGATGAACTATATAGAGGCTACAGCAAAACGCAGTGAGCGCGACCGGATGGCTGATGTGAAAACCATTACAGGAGCTTTTACAGGTGCCTATGCCGAACATCCATTTACCAAGAAGCCCATTCCGATTTGGATAGGCGACTATGTTTTGGCGGGCTATGGTACGGGGGCGGTGATGTCCGTTCCTTGTGGGGACCAGCGTGATCACGATTTTGCTCGACATTTTAATATCCCTATTCCCAATATATTTGAGGGCGTGGATGTTAGCGAGGAAGCCTTTTCCGATAAAGAAAATACCATTATTGCCAATTCCGATTTCCTAAACGGAATGCCCTATAAAACGGCGGTCAAACGTGCCATTTTTGAGTTGGAGCAATTGGAACAGGGCCAAGGAAAAATAAACTATAGGTTGCGGGATGCCGTTTTTAGTAGACAACGCTACTGGGGTGAACCATTTCCCGTATATTATGTAGACGGTATGCCACAAATGATTGCGGCCGAACAGCTGCCCATAGTATTGCCGGAAGTAGAAAAATACTTACCTACAGAGACCGGGGAACCTCCTTTGGGGAACGCTACCGACTGGGCTTGGGACGTAGCGAAGTCGGCAGTAGTCAGCAATACATTAATAGACAATAAGACGGTTTTTCCGTTGGAATTGAATACCATGCCGGGATGGGCAGGAAGTTCGTTCTACTTTAATCGCTATATGGATCCCAATAATTCCGATGAGGTATTCTCAAAGGATGCCATTAATTATTGGCAAGATGTGGATCTGTATATTGGAGGGAGTGAGCATGCTACAGGACATTTGTTGTACTCCCGTTTCTGGCAAAAGTTTTTGTTCGATAAAGGAATTGTTCCTAAACCAGAATTTGCAAAGAAACTGATCAATCAAGGGATGATCACCGGGACAAGTGCCCTAGCAAAAAGGCTGCAGTTTGAGGTAGATGACCGTCCATTTTTTGTTTTTTGCGATACAGATATACTAGATGATTACTTGAAGCCTTCTGAGAAGTCCGTTGCTGAAAGTCCGTTGATGGGGTATGTAGAAAAATATGGTGAATATGTTATTCAGGAAATACATGCAGATGTGACTATGGTAGATGCGTCTGATAACTTAGATGTTGATGCTTTTGTAAAATGGCAGTCGGAATACGCAGAAATCGATTTTATTAAGAAATCTGACGGTACATTTAAAGTTTCCCGAGAAGTGGAAAAAATGTCCAAATCCAAATACAATGTGGTAAGTCCGGATAGTATCTGTGAGGAGTATGGGGCAGATTCCCTACGCTTATACGAGATGTTCCTAGGGCCTTTGGAGCAGTCCAAGCCATGGAATACGGCAGGGATAAGCGGGGTGTATAGCTTCCTTAAAAAAATATGGCGTTTGTGCCACAGTGGTCCAGAAGGAAGCTTTGCGGTTACCGAAGGAGTGCCTACCGCCGATAATTTAAAAACACTGCATAAAACCATTAAAAAGGTAGAAGAAGATATTGAAAATTTTTCCTTCAATACCTCTGTGGCAACCTTTATGATCTGTGTAAATGAATTGGCGGCCCAAAAATGTACCAATAGGGAAGTATTGGAGTCCTTAGTAGTTGTGCTAGCCCCCTATGCTCCCCATATAGCCGAGGAACTCTGGAGTAGGTTAGGACATAGTACGTCCATTGCTACGGCATCCTTTCCAAAATTTGAACCAAAATATCTAGTGGAAAGCAGTAAGGAATATCCTATCTCTTTCAATGGTAAGGTGCGGTTTAAATTGGAATTGTCGGCAGACCTTTCTAAAGAGGAGATAGAAACGGCGGTTTTAGGACATGCTAAGACCCAAGAACAATTACAGGGGCGTACTCCAAAAAAGATAATTGTAGTACCCGGGAAAATCGTGAATATAGTCGGATAA
- a CDS encoding zinc metallopeptidase, translating to MMMYYILLGAIALVSWLVSNKLKSKFKHYSKVHLRNGMSGAEIAEKMLADHGIRDVKVISTPGKLTDHYNPVNKTVNLSESVYNQRNASSAAVAAHEVGHAVQHATAYEWLTMRSKLVPIVSVTSGMSMWVVFGGIMLGAAAGVGFGYWVAVAGLVMMGFATLFSFITLPVEYDASNRALAWLKNKNIVTQEEYAGSEDALKWAARTYLVAAIGSLASLVYWAMQVFGGRD from the coding sequence ATGATGATGTATTATATATTGTTGGGTGCCATTGCTTTAGTAAGCTGGTTGGTGAGCAATAAGTTGAAAAGTAAATTTAAACATTATTCCAAGGTGCATTTGCGTAATGGAATGAGTGGCGCCGAGATTGCGGAGAAAATGTTGGCGGATCACGGGATTCGGGATGTTAAGGTTATCTCTACCCCGGGAAAATTAACCGATCACTACAATCCAGTGAACAAGACCGTAAATTTAAGCGAAAGTGTCTACAATCAGCGTAATGCTTCGTCCGCCGCAGTAGCTGCCCACGAGGTAGGGCATGCGGTGCAGCACGCAACGGCATATGAATGGCTTACCATGCGTTCCAAATTGGTGCCTATTGTGAGTGTAACCTCGGGCATGTCTATGTGGGTTGTATTTGGTGGAATTATGCTAGGTGCAGCAGCTGGAGTGGGGTTTGGGTATTGGGTTGCCGTAGCGGGATTAGTGATGATGGGCTTTGCTACATTATTTAGTTTTATTACGCTCCCCGTAGAATATGATGCCAGTAACAGGGCGTTGGCTTGGTTGAAAAATAAGAACATAGTAACGCAGGAGGAATATGCAGGCTCTGAAGATGCTTTAAAGTGGGCTGCAAGAACATATCTGGTGGCGGCCATTGGATCTTTAGCTTCCCTAGTCTACTGGGCCATGCAGGTCTTTGGTGGAAGGGATTAA
- a CDS encoding ferritin — MKNIARQQMSIKVSTMDLLNKQIKLEAHASATYLAMASWCDQNAFANSADFFYAQSAEEREHMMKIFRFITDCGGIAISPTVENINHDFSSLEEVFENALDHEIMVTKSIHELLATARKDQDYVVENFLQWFVAEQLEEEKALRDILDMFELMGRDGIALKFIDERIKIGA; from the coding sequence ATGAAAAATATTGCAAGACAACAGATGAGTATAAAGGTCAGTACTATGGACCTTCTCAACAAACAGATAAAATTGGAGGCCCATGCTTCTGCCACGTATTTGGCCATGGCCTCTTGGTGTGACCAAAATGCATTTGCAAATAGTGCAGATTTCTTCTATGCGCAATCCGCAGAGGAGCGGGAGCATATGATGAAAATATTCAGATTTATAACAGATTGTGGGGGAATTGCTATCTCGCCAACTGTAGAGAATATCAACCATGACTTTTCAAGTCTAGAAGAAGTCTTTGAGAATGCTTTGGATCACGAGATCATGGTGACTAAATCCATTCATGAACTTTTGGCCACAGCCAGAAAGGATCAGGACTATGTAGTGGAAAATTTCCTTCAGTGGTTTGTTGCAGAACAACTAGAAGAAGAGAAAGCACTTAGAGATATTTTGGATATGTTCGAATTAATGGGTAGAGATGGTATTGCTCTTAAATTTATTGACGAACGTATTAAAATAGGAGCGTAG
- a CDS encoding Lrp/AsnC ligand binding domain-containing protein — protein MRSSDEKVKIDGIDKKILNFLMLDARKPILEIARKIGISGAAIHQRLRKLEASGLIAGSKFIINPKALGYTTMAYIGIYLDKAMSNPLAVKELEKIPEVLECHYTTGNWSILIKVLCRDNEHLMQVLNKDIQQIEGVSRTETFISLDQQIDRQITV, from the coding sequence ATGAGATCTTCTGATGAAAAAGTTAAAATAGATGGAATTGACAAGAAAATTCTAAATTTTCTAATGCTGGATGCCAGAAAACCAATCCTTGAAATAGCCCGAAAAATAGGGATATCTGGCGCAGCCATACATCAGCGCTTGCGAAAACTAGAAGCTTCTGGCTTAATCGCGGGATCAAAGTTTATTATAAATCCTAAGGCATTAGGATACACCACAATGGCCTATATTGGCATCTATTTGGACAAGGCCATGAGCAACCCATTGGCAGTAAAAGAATTGGAGAAAATTCCTGAAGTATTGGAATGTCATTACACTACGGGGAATTGGTCTATCTTAATAAAGGTACTCTGTAGGGACAACGAACATTTAATGCAAGTACTCAATAAGGATATACAACAAATAGAAGGCGTTTCTCGTACAGAAACCTTTATTTCCTTAGATCAACAGATAGACCGTCAAATTACGGTGTAA
- a CDS encoding saccharopine dehydrogenase family protein: MLRKIVILGAGKSTSYMLDYLLEKSVEENLHLTICDLLPETLPDKIKKHKACSILKLDIFNEADRSNAIKASDIVISMLPAHLHIIVAKDCIAHKKHLVTASYVSDQIQALDTQAKENGLIFMNEIGLDPGIDHMSAMQAIDQIREKGGKMILFESFTGGLVAPESDNNLWNYKFTWNPRNVVLAGQGGAAMFFQEGTYKYIPYHKLFRRTEFLDVEGYGKFEVYANRDSLKYREAYGLQNALTLYRGTMRRVGFSKAWNMFVQMGMTDDSYTIEHSEGMSYREFANLFLPYSPTDSVELKMRHYLKIDQDDIMWDKLKELNLFDANKKIFLKNATPAQVLQKILEDSWTLGDQDKDMIVMYHKFGYKLNGKKEQIDSNMVVLGEDRTHTAMAKTVGLPVAIATLFILNKKITTPGVQIPIKKEVYGPILEELKKFGIHFKEYKVPYLGYNPDFVSGQ, encoded by the coding sequence ATGTTGCGAAAAATAGTGATCCTAGGTGCCGGAAAATCGACCTCATATATGCTTGATTATTTGTTAGAAAAATCAGTGGAAGAAAACCTTCATCTCACCATTTGTGATTTATTACCTGAAACGTTACCAGACAAGATAAAAAAGCACAAGGCTTGCAGCATATTGAAGCTAGATATATTTAATGAAGCCGATAGAAGCAATGCAATTAAGGCTTCTGATATTGTTATTTCTATGTTACCTGCACACCTACATATTATAGTTGCCAAAGATTGCATTGCACACAAAAAGCACTTGGTAACCGCATCCTATGTTAGTGACCAAATCCAAGCCCTAGATACTCAAGCCAAAGAAAATGGACTGATTTTTATGAATGAAATTGGATTGGATCCGGGAATAGACCATATGAGTGCCATGCAGGCTATAGATCAAATTAGGGAAAAGGGCGGCAAAATGATCCTGTTCGAATCCTTTACTGGCGGACTTGTAGCGCCTGAAAGCGACAATAATCTTTGGAACTATAAATTCACCTGGAATCCCAGAAACGTTGTCCTTGCCGGACAGGGTGGGGCAGCGATGTTCTTTCAAGAAGGCACCTATAAATATATCCCATATCACAAATTATTCCGTCGTACAGAGTTTTTGGATGTCGAGGGATATGGCAAATTTGAAGTCTATGCCAACAGGGACTCCTTAAAATACAGGGAAGCCTACGGATTACAGAATGCCCTTACCCTTTATAGGGGAACCATGAGGAGAGTGGGTTTCTCCAAAGCGTGGAACATGTTCGTGCAAATGGGAATGACCGATGACAGCTATACCATAGAGCATTCTGAAGGTATGTCGTATAGGGAATTTGCCAATCTATTTCTTCCCTATTCCCCAACCGATAGTGTTGAATTAAAAATGCGCCACTACCTTAAGATCGACCAAGACGATATTATGTGGGATAAACTTAAAGAGTTAAACTTATTTGACGCAAATAAAAAAATATTTCTAAAAAATGCTACTCCTGCCCAGGTATTACAAAAAATACTGGAAGACAGCTGGACCCTTGGGGACCAAGACAAGGATATGATTGTTATGTACCACAAATTTGGCTACAAGCTTAACGGAAAAAAAGAGCAGATAGATTCTAATATGGTGGTGCTTGGAGAAGACAGAACTCACACTGCCATGGCCAAAACAGTTGGGTTACCGGTAGCGATTGCCACATTATTTATATTGAATAAAAAAATAACCACTCCAGGAGTACAGATCCCGATTAAAAAGGAGGTATACGGGCCAATATTAGAAGAACTTAAAAAGTTTGGCATCCATTTTAAAGAATACAAGGTCCCATATTTGGGTTATAATCCAGATTTTGTTTCAGGTCAATAA
- a CDS encoding DUF423 domain-containing protein, giving the protein MNKTILGLGIFFGLTAVMLGAFGAHGLTNLVDSKSLDTFGTGVQYQMYHAFFLMILSTLNPLSTKKRKLISYFIVLGIICFSFSIYFLATNELTSFDFKRIALITPLGGVFLIVGWVLLGVGVMKTENPK; this is encoded by the coding sequence ATGAACAAAACAATTCTGGGCTTGGGAATATTTTTCGGCCTAACTGCCGTAATGCTCGGTGCCTTTGGAGCTCACGGACTGACCAATCTGGTAGATTCCAAGTCCTTAGATACATTTGGTACTGGGGTGCAATACCAAATGTACCATGCATTTTTTCTGATGATATTAAGCACATTGAATCCGTTATCTACCAAGAAAAGGAAATTAATTTCGTATTTTATTGTACTAGGAATTATTTGTTTTTCGTTTTCCATATATTTTCTTGCAACCAATGAATTAACAAGTTTCGACTTTAAACGAATTGCGCTCATCACCCCATTGGGAGGTGTTTTTCTTATCGTTGGTTGGGTTCTTCTGGGAGTCGGGGTAATGAAAACGGAAAATCCAAAATAA